One Fibrobacter sp. DNA window includes the following coding sequences:
- a CDS encoding type B 50S ribosomal protein L31 → MKDGIHPNYQPVVFVDANTGKEYITRSTKSSAEKKTIDGVEYSVISLEITADTHPFWTGKQHRVDTAGRIDRFNKRFAGNITGAKRKTRKAERPAADAE, encoded by the coding sequence ATGAAAGATGGTATCCACCCTAACTATCAACCGGTCGTGTTCGTCGATGCGAATACGGGTAAAGAATATATCACCCGCTCCACGAAGTCTTCCGCCGAAAAGAAGACTATCGATGGTGTAGAATACAGTGTGATCTCCCTCGAAATTACTGCAGACACCCATCCGTTCTGGACAGGTAAGCAGCATCGCGTGGATACCGCTGGTCGTATCGATCGCTTCAACAAGCGTTTCGCTGGCAACATCACTGGTGCAAAGCGTAAGACCCGCAAGGCTGAACGCCCGGCTGCTGACGCTGAATAA
- a CDS encoding helix-turn-helix domain-containing protein: MSNQVEEKRPDERLGEYIARVREARGMSIEELSSVTKLTVANVKAIEASDWKSFPVAAYVRGYLNSISAKLNLDQKQVLQAYSAEMGLAQSHEFDDVSSHSKIAPVTEDETKKKSKAVPIVLVILVLAFLVASRFLDLEALAEQKAAPAPAAEPVAVEDSTEQQEIPDGAEVVPADSLQKDSVVVDSSAKKVDGVSQAVVDEALKKSDLPASATIFISSDSKKTADSVVAPVTNKTNFVLIGSGEALSWVGLKRREDSNSFLKEANIARAGVRMVYNTMDTLCVTIGEPKAVSKMLLNGVETPLPEMKFGRVTRFRVYGGQIVK; encoded by the coding sequence GTGTCTAATCAGGTTGAAGAAAAAAGACCCGATGAACGTTTAGGTGAGTATATCGCACGCGTCCGCGAAGCCCGCGGCATGTCTATTGAAGAGCTTTCCAGTGTGACGAAACTCACAGTCGCCAATGTCAAGGCCATCGAAGCATCCGATTGGAAGTCTTTCCCGGTTGCTGCTTATGTTCGTGGTTACTTGAATTCCATTTCTGCTAAGTTGAACTTGGATCAGAAGCAGGTTCTTCAGGCTTATTCTGCAGAAATGGGGTTGGCCCAGTCTCATGAATTTGATGATGTCTCCAGCCATAGCAAGATTGCTCCGGTGACCGAAGACGAAACCAAGAAGAAGAGCAAGGCTGTTCCTATTGTTCTTGTAATTCTCGTACTGGCATTCCTAGTCGCTTCTCGATTCTTGGATTTGGAAGCTTTGGCTGAACAGAAGGCTGCTCCGGCTCCTGCCGCAGAACCTGTTGCTGTTGAAGATTCTACCGAACAGCAGGAAATTCCTGATGGTGCAGAAGTCGTTCCTGCAGATTCCCTGCAGAAGGATTCTGTTGTTGTGGATTCCTCCGCCAAGAAGGTTGATGGTGTTAGCCAGGCCGTTGTCGACGAAGCTCTTAAAAAATCCGATCTTCCGGCTTCTGCAACAATCTTCATTTCTTCCGACTCCAAGAAGACTGCAGACTCTGTTGTGGCTCCGGTGACCAACAAGACCAACTTTGTTCTGATTGGTTCTGGTGAAGCTCTTTCCTGGGTTGGCCTCAAGCGTCGCGAAGATTCCAACTCTTTCCTCAAGGAAGCAAACATCGCAAGAGCTGGCGTAAGAATGGTCTACAATACCATGGATACTTTGTGTGTAACCATCGGTGAACCCAAGGCCGTTTCCAAGATGCTCCTGAACGGTGTGGAAACTCCGCTTCCCGAAATGAAGTTTGGCCGTGTAACCCGCTTCCGCGTTTACGGTGGCCAAATCGTTAAATAA
- a CDS encoding undecaprenyl-diphosphate phosphatase produces the protein MIESIILGLLQGLAEFLPISSSGHLVLGEKLLNMKEAGMFFDIMLHAGTLLSIFVVFRKKIVDMIVGCIHRDPAQLKEVGYIVLASIPTAIIGIGFKKPLESLFENPKAVCCAMLFTATLLFVSQWGKTGSKHPECEGVKMNWWRALVTGVVQGIACIPGISRSGSTISGMIFLGVNRKYAGEFSFLMSIPAVGGAALLDCIKWIKCQDPDTVARYAIEKPEKALACADASGFTPELLVGMVVAFIFGIIALKWLMAFVQKGKFHYFSYYLWVAGILGLIFIK, from the coding sequence ATGATCGAATCTATCATTTTGGGCCTCTTGCAGGGCCTGGCAGAATTTCTCCCCATTTCCAGTTCCGGCCATCTTGTTTTGGGCGAAAAGCTCCTGAACATGAAAGAAGCGGGCATGTTCTTCGACATCATGCTCCACGCAGGAACCCTCCTTTCCATTTTCGTCGTGTTCCGCAAGAAGATAGTGGACATGATTGTGGGCTGCATCCATCGTGATCCGGCTCAGCTGAAGGAAGTTGGCTACATTGTGCTGGCTTCCATTCCCACAGCTATCATCGGTATTGGTTTCAAGAAGCCGCTGGAAAGCCTCTTTGAAAATCCCAAGGCCGTTTGCTGCGCCATGCTCTTTACCGCCACCTTGCTTTTCGTCTCCCAGTGGGGGAAGACCGGTAGCAAGCATCCCGAATGCGAAGGCGTCAAGATGAACTGGTGGCGCGCCCTGGTTACTGGCGTTGTGCAGGGCATTGCCTGCATCCCGGGTATCAGCCGTAGCGGTTCTACCATCAGTGGCATGATTTTCCTGGGCGTGAACCGCAAGTATGCCGGCGAATTCAGCTTCCTCATGAGCATCCCTGCGGTGGGTGGCGCCGCCCTCCTGGATTGCATCAAGTGGATCAAGTGCCAGGACCCCGATACAGTTGCTCGCTACGCCATTGAAAAGCCTGAAAAGGCCCTGGCCTGTGCCGATGCCTCCGGCTTCACCCCGGAACTTCTGGTGGGTATGGTCGTTGCCTTCATCTTTGGCATCATCGCCCTCAAGTGGCTCATGGCTTTCGTGCAGAAGGGCAAGTTCCACTACTTCAGCTACTACCTGTGGGTGGCCGGCATTCTGGGCTTGATTTTTATTAAGTAG
- the htpG gene encoding molecular chaperone HtpG encodes MATEKMEFQTEVRDMLNLMINSLYSNKEIFLRELVSNAADALDKRRFLSLSDSNLLPNGTQLRIDIEVNKDQKKLMITDNGIGMNKEDLINCLGTIARSGTKNFIKNLKDADKASVDLIGQFGVGFYSIFMVAKKVEVLTLKAGESQGYLWTSEGTGEFEISECPRNEVGTKITLYLKDDEDAEDFTSEWKIKDIVKKYSGFVNYGIYFHPEQTTNDKGEIEVKEEEKLNDKTALWRQSEKDVKEEEYKEFYNVICHDGGEPACWSHSHAEGSLEFWNLVYIPSKAPYNIWQNDALHGLKLYVKKTFIMDDCKDLLPPWLRFVRGVVESEDLPLNVSREILQSNKIVTNIRKHVIKKTLEALQNMSKDEEKYTAWWKELGMVLKEGFYMNWEHLDELKKLIRFESTKTEEGKLVSLEQYVERMPEGQKEIYYLIGDKNAVKSNPMLEAFKAKGYEVLLMSDGIDEFMMSSLTEFGDKKFHDISRGDVDFEKTEDEKKAEEENKGIFKGLCEDLQKVLDEDIKEVRVSSRLKDSPCCLVTSDDAMSAQMERMMKAMGQANVPKSKRILEINPTHPICAMLKAKAEAKEDLGDWPKALYGQALLAEGSPLPNPAEYVAAITKLLTAAAK; translated from the coding sequence ATGGCAACTGAAAAAATGGAGTTCCAAACTGAAGTTCGCGACATGCTGAACTTGATGATCAACTCTCTTTATAGCAACAAGGAAATCTTCCTACGCGAACTGGTTTCCAACGCTGCTGACGCACTGGACAAGCGTCGTTTCCTTTCCCTCTCTGATTCCAATCTTTTGCCCAACGGCACCCAGCTTCGTATCGATATCGAAGTGAACAAGGACCAGAAGAAGTTGATGATTACCGATAACGGTATCGGTATGAACAAGGAAGACTTGATCAACTGCCTGGGTACCATCGCCCGTTCCGGCACCAAGAATTTTATCAAGAACCTGAAGGACGCCGACAAGGCAAGCGTCGATCTCATCGGTCAGTTCGGTGTGGGTTTCTACTCCATCTTCATGGTGGCAAAGAAGGTTGAAGTCCTGACCCTCAAGGCTGGTGAATCCCAGGGCTACCTCTGGACCTCCGAAGGTACCGGCGAATTTGAAATTTCTGAATGCCCCCGCAACGAAGTGGGTACCAAGATTACCTTGTACCTGAAGGACGACGAAGATGCCGAAGACTTCACCAGCGAATGGAAAATCAAGGACATCGTCAAGAAGTACAGCGGTTTCGTAAACTACGGCATTTACTTCCACCCGGAACAGACTACCAACGACAAGGGCGAAATCGAAGTCAAGGAAGAAGAAAAACTGAACGACAAGACCGCTCTCTGGCGCCAGTCCGAAAAGGATGTGAAGGAAGAAGAATACAAGGAATTCTATAACGTCATTTGCCACGACGGTGGCGAACCCGCTTGCTGGAGCCACAGCCACGCTGAAGGCTCTTTGGAATTCTGGAACCTAGTGTACATTCCGTCCAAGGCTCCTTACAACATTTGGCAGAACGATGCCTTGCATGGCCTCAAACTCTATGTGAAGAAGACCTTCATCATGGACGATTGCAAGGACCTGCTTCCGCCTTGGCTCCGCTTCGTCCGCGGCGTGGTGGAATCCGAAGACTTGCCCCTGAACGTGAGCCGCGAAATTCTGCAGTCCAACAAGATCGTGACCAACATCCGTAAGCATGTCATCAAGAAGACTCTGGAAGCCTTGCAGAACATGTCCAAGGACGAAGAAAAGTATACAGCCTGGTGGAAGGAACTTGGCATGGTTCTTAAGGAAGGCTTCTACATGAACTGGGAACATCTTGATGAACTGAAGAAGCTGATCCGCTTCGAAAGCACCAAGACTGAAGAAGGCAAGTTGGTAAGCCTGGAACAGTATGTGGAACGCATGCCGGAAGGCCAGAAGGAAATCTACTACCTCATTGGCGACAAGAATGCCGTGAAGTCCAACCCCATGCTGGAGGCTTTCAAGGCCAAGGGCTACGAAGTGCTTCTCATGAGCGATGGCATCGACGAATTCATGATGTCTTCTCTCACCGAATTCGGCGACAAGAAGTTCCACGACATCTCCCGCGGTGATGTGGACTTCGAAAAGACTGAAGACGAAAAGAAGGCTGAAGAAGAAAACAAGGGCATCTTCAAGGGCCTTTGCGAAGACTTGCAGAAGGTTTTGGACGAAGACATCAAGGAAGTCCGCGTGTCTAGCCGCCTGAAGGATAGCCCCTGCTGCCTCGTGACTAGCGACGACGCCATGAGCGCCCAGATGGAACGTATGATGAAGGCCATGGGTCAGGCCAATGTGCCTAAGTCCAAGCGCATCCTGGAAATCAACCCCACGCACCCCATCTGCGCCATGCTGAAGGCTAAGGCTGAAGCCAAGGAAGATCTGGGTGACTGGCCCAAGGCTCTCTACGGCCAGGCTCTCCTTGCCGAAGGTTCTCCGCTTCCCAACCCGGCAGAATACGTTGCAGCCATTACCAAGCTGCTGACCGCCGCTGCAAAGTAA
- a CDS encoding metallophosphoesterase, with product MAVYCCSNRRDTMSALNIVKQFALGAVVVVAAGLSACGDDSGTDAVVGVRTLPAGARLQGCSTENFGEMVYVEDSSSVFFCANGKWQPMNGSDTVTVSSTDTVVVSKLDTLLVSNVDSVLVTKSDTMYVTNVDTLYVSNTDTLYLEKTEVTGSGILDFNPESEIIPIMENLVHQKRGDGYKLQAQQVVLLHFTDIHGDGENLARIKEFKDAYSEYIDVGVHTGDNVYENWDDSFDYWFKADAGEFLNTLGNHDAYYKWGTSEHGMVPQNEAYVRIFAPFITSWGVVQPDDAAAKSLMYYYKDVVKGSGTELTKVRLIILDEYHWDESQSSWLVATLEDARVNDFAVVICRHEGFDAVPLKNNPFSSLEHMGSSEKLADAQAAVDEFMKKGGEFVVWLGGHGHQDAVGRLQDYPKQIVFLGDLSSMNWTGWNDSWREVGTESQDCFTLIGIDRFEKVIRFVRIGADRDRYGRVKDAMSINYATAEAIYPAE from the coding sequence GTGGCGGTGTATTGCTGCAGCAACCGGAGGGATACGATGTCTGCCTTGAATATAGTTAAACAATTTGCGCTTGGTGCGGTTGTTGTGGTTGCTGCGGGACTTTCTGCCTGTGGTGATGATTCCGGAACGGATGCTGTTGTTGGTGTTAGAACTCTTCCTGCAGGAGCGAGATTGCAGGGATGTTCTACTGAAAACTTTGGGGAGATGGTCTATGTGGAAGATTCCTCTTCCGTTTTCTTTTGTGCCAATGGTAAGTGGCAACCTATGAACGGCTCAGATACGGTAACGGTTTCCTCGACAGACACGGTTGTTGTATCGAAACTAGACACTTTACTTGTAAGTAATGTAGATTCGGTTCTGGTTACAAAATCTGATACAATGTATGTTACAAACGTTGATACGTTGTATGTTAGCAATACTGATACTCTATACTTGGAAAAAACGGAAGTTACCGGCTCCGGAATTTTAGACTTTAATCCTGAGTCGGAAATTATTCCTATTATGGAAAACCTTGTACATCAAAAGAGAGGCGATGGGTATAAGTTGCAGGCTCAGCAGGTTGTCCTTCTCCATTTTACGGATATTCATGGGGATGGAGAAAATCTTGCCCGCATAAAAGAGTTCAAGGATGCTTATTCCGAATATATTGATGTAGGAGTCCATACTGGAGACAATGTCTACGAAAACTGGGATGATTCTTTTGATTACTGGTTCAAGGCCGATGCTGGTGAATTTCTGAATACTTTGGGAAATCACGATGCCTATTATAAATGGGGTACAAGCGAACATGGAATGGTTCCCCAGAATGAGGCTTATGTTAGAATTTTTGCTCCATTCATTACGTCTTGGGGCGTCGTACAACCGGATGATGCCGCGGCAAAATCCCTCATGTATTATTATAAGGATGTTGTAAAAGGCAGTGGTACAGAACTTACGAAAGTAAGACTGATTATTTTGGATGAATACCACTGGGATGAAAGCCAGTCCAGTTGGCTGGTTGCAACTCTAGAGGATGCCCGAGTTAATGATTTTGCGGTGGTGATTTGCCGCCATGAAGGCTTTGATGCTGTACCGTTAAAAAACAATCCCTTCTCGTCTCTGGAACATATGGGTTCTTCCGAAAAGCTGGCTGATGCTCAGGCTGCGGTAGATGAGTTTATGAAGAAAGGTGGTGAATTTGTAGTGTGGCTTGGTGGACATGGTCATCAGGACGCTGTGGGACGCTTGCAGGATTATCCGAAGCAAATTGTATTCCTGGGAGATTTGTCCAGTATGAATTGGACTGGCTGGAATGATTCTTGGAGGGAAGTTGGCACAGAATCTCAGGATTGCTTTACGCTAATAGGTATAGATCGATTCGAAAAGGTAATTCGCTTCGTGCGAATTGGTGCAGATAGGGATAGATACGGAAGAGTAAAAGATGCTATGAGCATCAATTACGCTACAGCAGAAGCTATTTATCCTGCAGAATAA
- a CDS encoding polysaccharide deacetylase family protein, which translates to MNRNYLLCFHDFSVWNFESVTPILRELRDLAGCPFSVLVIPGTEGASDEAIEGFRKTLAELKDEGFELALHGYMHKAEFSQGRSYTGLAAMVLTHREAEFAGLSEYESSRVLQQAISAWDKLMNCASEENDGSAIRPSAFIPPTWYSNKFLPRQVKGAKMAYESRFTLTSTRGKKIISPVASFAGIPRKTEKAMMALARTFLKLPVGTPRVALHPCDFPHLREEIRDLIRIGLSTRKIIHYSDL; encoded by the coding sequence ATGAACCGCAACTATCTACTGTGCTTTCACGATTTTAGCGTATGGAACTTCGAGTCCGTTACGCCTATTTTGCGTGAACTCAGAGATCTGGCAGGTTGCCCCTTCAGCGTACTTGTCATTCCAGGCACCGAAGGAGCCAGCGACGAAGCCATTGAAGGTTTCCGCAAGACTTTGGCCGAGTTAAAGGACGAAGGCTTTGAGCTCGCCCTCCACGGCTACATGCACAAGGCAGAATTCAGTCAGGGTCGCAGCTACACAGGCCTAGCCGCAATGGTCCTTACCCATCGTGAAGCCGAATTTGCAGGGCTCTCCGAATACGAATCCAGCAGAGTTTTGCAACAGGCAATTAGCGCCTGGGACAAGCTTATGAATTGCGCCAGTGAGGAAAACGACGGAAGCGCCATACGCCCCTCCGCATTCATCCCGCCCACCTGGTACAGCAACAAGTTCCTCCCCCGTCAGGTCAAGGGCGCCAAAATGGCCTACGAAAGCCGTTTCACCCTGACAAGCACCCGCGGTAAAAAAATCATTTCGCCTGTGGCAAGTTTCGCAGGCATACCCAGGAAGACCGAAAAGGCAATGATGGCCTTGGCAAGAACTTTCTTGAAACTGCCGGTAGGAACGCCCCGAGTCGCCCTGCATCCTTGCGACTTCCCCCACCTGCGCGAGGAAATCCGCGACCTGATTCGTATTGGGCTTAGCACGCGTAAAATCATCCACTATAGCGACCTCTAG
- the hisB gene encoding imidazoleglycerol-phosphate dehydratase HisB, with protein sequence MRSSKISRKTSETDIELALNLDDCTPGKISSGSGFLDHMLNLFQVHGGFHLDLTCKGDVEVDMHHSMEDIAIVLGQALVECLGDKKGIERYGFYFVPMDEALSRVCIDFSNRIGFVWNVKLPAATAGGIESSMFEHFFKSLAENARMNLHVELFYGNDNHHCLESIFKAFARSVAMAVAPSRNVKGVPSSKGVL encoded by the coding sequence ATGCGTAGCTCCAAGATTTCTAGAAAGACAAGTGAAACCGATATCGAACTTGCTTTGAACCTGGATGATTGCACTCCGGGCAAAATCAGTTCTGGTTCCGGCTTCCTGGATCACATGCTCAACTTGTTTCAGGTACACGGTGGCTTCCACTTGGATCTGACCTGCAAGGGTGACGTGGAAGTGGACATGCACCACAGCATGGAAGACATCGCCATCGTTCTTGGTCAGGCTCTCGTTGAATGCCTTGGCGACAAGAAGGGTATCGAACGCTATGGATTCTACTTCGTTCCCATGGATGAAGCATTGAGCCGCGTATGCATCGACTTCAGCAATCGCATCGGTTTTGTTTGGAATGTTAAGCTTCCTGCTGCAACTGCTGGCGGTATCGAATCTAGCATGTTCGAACATTTCTTCAAGAGCCTTGCTGAAAACGCTCGCATGAACTTGCATGTTGAACTGTTCTACGGTAACGACAACCACCATTGCCTTGAAAGCATCTTTAAGGCTTTCGCTCGTTCTGTGGCTATGGCAGTTGCTCCGTCCCGTAATGTGAAGGGCGTGCCCAGCAGTAAGGGCGTTCTGTAA
- a CDS encoding acyltransferase, which yields MDLMRYVLSTAVIVTHFNILTNADILFPIGSGTAVGVFFGLSGFLVYGSYLKYPNFKSYLKSRAKRILPPYLFIVLLCAFGLAAISKCSMGEYFFSVEFWKYLLSNACFLNFVQPSLPGVFEDGVVNAVNGSLWTLKVEWALYLSIPVFFWGVKKYKWNVPIAVIVISVFSFLYSLVMTKISDALGNPLYYKLSYQFVGQLAYFYTGVLVYHFRERLINCKWWNSLALVASLCVFLEINPLGIDFTYVSFLCQMLWVFGALLFCLSRPVSQHTSKLGNVSYEMYLFHFPVIQLLVYFGLDKSLPAYAAFLVALLLIVALSVLFHKANKLILAG from the coding sequence ATGGATTTAATGAGGTATGTGCTGTCTACGGCAGTCATCGTAACTCATTTCAACATTTTGACGAACGCTGATATCCTGTTTCCCATTGGTTCCGGAACTGCGGTTGGTGTTTTCTTCGGCTTAAGTGGCTTTCTTGTTTATGGAAGCTACTTGAAGTATCCGAATTTCAAGAGCTATCTCAAGTCCAGGGCTAAGCGAATCCTGCCGCCTTACTTGTTTATCGTACTTTTGTGTGCCTTTGGCTTGGCCGCAATTTCGAAATGCTCAATGGGGGAGTATTTCTTCAGCGTAGAGTTCTGGAAGTATCTTCTTTCTAACGCCTGCTTTCTTAATTTCGTTCAACCTTCCTTGCCCGGAGTATTCGAGGATGGTGTGGTCAATGCGGTTAACGGATCCTTGTGGACTCTAAAAGTAGAATGGGCTTTGTACCTGAGCATTCCCGTGTTCTTTTGGGGTGTCAAAAAATACAAGTGGAACGTTCCTATCGCCGTTATAGTCATCAGCGTTTTTTCGTTTCTGTACTCTTTGGTGATGACGAAAATTTCTGATGCTCTTGGAAATCCGTTATATTACAAGTTGTCATATCAGTTTGTTGGACAATTGGCTTATTTTTATACAGGAGTTCTGGTATACCATTTCCGCGAACGTTTGATCAATTGCAAATGGTGGAATTCCTTGGCTCTTGTTGCTTCGCTCTGCGTCTTTCTAGAAATTAATCCCCTGGGTATTGATTTTACGTACGTCAGTTTTCTTTGCCAAATGCTCTGGGTCTTTGGTGCGTTGCTATTTTGCTTAAGCCGGCCCGTAAGCCAGCATACATCGAAACTGGGGAATGTTTCCTATGAAATGTACCTGTTCCATTTTCCGGTAATTCAGCTGTTGGTGTATTTTGGCTTGGACAAATCTTTGCCTGCGTATGCAGCCTTTCTGGTTGCACTGTTGCTGATAGTTGCCTTGTCTGTTCTTTTCCATAAGGCTAACAAATTAATTCTTGCGGGTTAG
- a CDS encoding LTA synthase family protein: MFWFQGTLFSFEEYASPSRAANRIIAKATCAAFIAAFIFLSKKGWWTILLSLALDYWMGANVVYYRASGFLINADALQMADNMNGFWDSILIYLSWKEFFPVFISVIYAIFVFRLNKKERQRSFGCFIIIVLLAFVSRSAINYSNHKTSIRQNIIKGDTAEAVRVIFDSQYDAYRAARTYFTHGTFMDWEKSYISKYSIADYFFADVSYFISKVHFESKLKEIKYEVPISPSDKELLESLIKKENTAPVPQTNLVVILFESLEGWIFEDYEGAEGIAPNLKKLIEKDNTLFAPRVTSQTKQGNSGDGQMIALTGILPLNTGAACRLYGKNSYPNYAHLFSTSATINPAPGSWNQVEINPNYGIQQLHEFEGNDEQMVDSLIAVGDSANDPFFLLGITIASHSPFKCNENTEAPKLSSGMPKTLQNYLTCINHTDLALGKLISKIETDPKWKNTTLVIVGDHIVFKEQMIEEFVDYANKANISLKDKKNYVPLIVHSPSIPAKIEKNDIFFQSDLFPTILGLIGDSSYYWKGVGKDILSEGATGLDEETGYRISGALIRNNYFEKFREFNR, from the coding sequence TTGTTCTGGTTCCAAGGAACGCTATTTTCCTTTGAAGAATACGCCTCCCCCAGCCGCGCTGCCAACAGAATCATTGCAAAGGCAACCTGCGCCGCATTCATAGCCGCTTTCATCTTCCTTTCAAAGAAAGGATGGTGGACAATTCTGTTGTCCCTTGCTTTGGATTATTGGATGGGTGCGAACGTCGTCTACTACCGCGCCAGCGGATTCCTGATTAACGCCGACGCATTGCAGATGGCTGACAACATGAACGGATTTTGGGACAGTATCCTCATTTACCTTTCATGGAAGGAATTTTTCCCCGTCTTCATATCTGTCATCTACGCCATTTTTGTCTTTAGATTAAACAAAAAAGAACGACAGAGAAGCTTTGGTTGCTTTATCATCATCGTATTGCTGGCATTCGTTTCAAGATCAGCGATTAACTACAGCAACCACAAGACGTCCATTAGACAAAACATCATTAAAGGCGACACCGCCGAAGCTGTACGAGTCATATTTGATTCCCAATACGACGCATATAGAGCCGCCAGGACATATTTTACCCACGGCACCTTTATGGATTGGGAAAAGAGCTATATAAGCAAATACTCCATCGCAGACTATTTCTTCGCCGACGTATCTTATTTCATCAGCAAAGTACATTTTGAAAGCAAGCTGAAGGAAATCAAGTATGAAGTTCCTATTTCTCCTTCCGACAAGGAACTTCTGGAAAGCTTGATTAAAAAAGAAAATACAGCCCCGGTTCCCCAAACCAATTTGGTCGTGATTCTATTTGAATCTTTGGAAGGTTGGATCTTTGAAGACTACGAAGGTGCAGAAGGCATCGCCCCAAATCTGAAGAAACTCATAGAAAAGGATAATACTTTGTTTGCGCCACGCGTCACAAGCCAAACAAAGCAGGGCAATTCCGGTGATGGTCAAATGATCGCCCTGACCGGTATTCTTCCTCTTAACACCGGTGCCGCATGCCGATTATACGGAAAGAACAGTTATCCTAACTACGCACATCTTTTCAGTACCTCTGCCACTATCAATCCCGCCCCCGGTTCCTGGAACCAGGTTGAAATCAACCCCAATTACGGCATCCAGCAGCTGCATGAATTTGAGGGGAATGACGAACAAATGGTAGATTCCCTTATTGCCGTTGGCGACAGCGCAAATGATCCATTTTTCCTGTTAGGCATTACTATCGCTTCTCATAGTCCGTTTAAATGCAACGAAAACACAGAAGCTCCGAAGCTCTCTAGCGGCATGCCCAAAACACTGCAGAATTACCTCACCTGCATCAACCATACAGACTTGGCCCTTGGAAAGCTAATTTCCAAAATCGAAACCGACCCCAAGTGGAAAAACACCACGTTGGTTATCGTCGGTGACCATATCGTATTCAAGGAACAGATGATTGAGGAATTTGTTGATTACGCCAACAAGGCAAACATATCCTTAAAGGACAAAAAGAACTACGTTCCGTTAATTGTTCACTCTCCATCTATCCCGGCTAAAATTGAAAAGAACGACATCTTCTTCCAATCCGACCTTTTCCCAACAATACTTGGTTTAATTGGAGACAGTTCCTACTACTGGAAGGGAGTCGGCAAGGACATTCTTTCTGAAGGAGCTACTGGTTTAGACGAAGAAACCGGATACAGAATATCCGGAGCTCTTATCAGGAACAATTATTTCGAAAAGTTCCGCGAATTTAACCGCTAA
- a CDS encoding Maf family protein: MQIILASGSPRRSEILKLIGVDFRVVVSGEEEKPSSTNPLDFPRENASIKALSVSKTVSGIVLGFDTLVFLDGKPLGKPKSESDAVEMLKSLNGRGHKVITGVAVAQDGKLLAASEEETEVVFRNNSLQDIENYVNSKDPMDKAGAYGIQTAGARLIKEIRGCYYNVVGLPVAKTLELLKSLNVEV, from the coding sequence ATGCAAATTATTCTTGCTAGTGGTTCTCCGAGACGCTCTGAAATTTTGAAGCTGATCGGTGTTGATTTTCGAGTAGTTGTTTCTGGTGAAGAAGAAAAGCCTTCTTCTACGAACCCGTTGGATTTTCCACGTGAAAATGCTTCCATCAAGGCTCTTTCTGTTTCTAAAACTGTGTCAGGAATTGTCCTTGGCTTTGATACCTTGGTGTTCCTGGATGGAAAACCCTTGGGTAAGCCGAAAAGTGAATCGGATGCTGTGGAAATGCTAAAAAGCCTGAACGGCCGCGGCCATAAGGTAATTACAGGAGTGGCTGTAGCTCAAGATGGCAAACTGCTTGCCGCGTCTGAAGAGGAAACAGAGGTTGTTTTCAGAAACAACTCCTTACAAGATATCGAAAATTATGTAAATTCTAAAGACCCGATGGATAAGGCTGGCGCATATGGAATCCAAACTGCTGGAGCGCGGCTTATCAAGGAAATTAGGGGGTGCTACTACAACGTGGTCGGGTTGCCTGTGGCAAAGACGTTGGAGCTGCTTAAAAGTTTGAATGTTGAGGTTTGA